The Candidatus Poribacteria bacterium genomic sequence GTGGAACACGGTGCGGCTTTTCATGATGCCCTCACCCAACATCCGAAAGTGTTTTCAGACCTTTATGTCAACATGGTGAGAGCCGGCGAGAGTGGTGGTGTCCTCGGCTTAGTTCTGGAACGTCTCGCAGAATTCGCAGAACGCCAACGACTTCTTAAAAACGATGTCGTCTCAGCACTCTTCTACCCGGTTATCTTATTGACCCTCAGTGTTACTGCTGTCGCCGTACTCATGATTCTTGTGATACCGAAATTTACCGCAATGTTCAACGATCTCGGTGTCGCCTTACCGCTGCCAACACGAATTCTCATTGGGGCGACCGGTGCCTTCCAAACCTATTGGTGGGTTCTATTGGTCGTTGTTGTCTTGGGTATAGCAGGATTAAAACAATACCTCCGGCGTGAAACTGGACAAGTCTGGTTTGACCGCCTGAAACTTAAATTACCACTTATCGGACCAATATTTAGCACCTTTGCCATTGTGCGTTTCACCCGAACGATGGCAACACTTTTGGAAAACGGCGTGCGGATGCTGCCCGCCCTACAAGTCGTCAAAGACACTATAGGGAACAAGGTGTACAGTAACGTCGTCGCTGCAGCCGAAACAGAAGTTGAACAAGGTTCCACGCTCTCTCGTGAACTCGGTAAAAGTGGGGATTTTCCTGAATTTGTCACGCACATGGTGGCTGTCGGCGAGGAATCCGGCGAACCTGTTCACATGCTCAGTAAACTCTCTGAATATTACGATTTAGAAATAAAAAAGAGCCTTGAACGTTTGACGAGTTCCATCGGTCCGTTAGTCATTCTGCTGATGGGAATTGTTATCGGGTTTATCGCTGTTGCGAT encodes the following:
- a CDS encoding type II secretion system F family protein, with product MPIFRYEALTHGGDTVNNTLEADSKAELISRLRQMGYWPTQIVEEVEEAVPSNVRRWLEIGRSRIKPADVEFFTYQLATLVNAHVPLPRALEVTLGQIQNPALHRIVSQVKYDVEHGAAFHDALTQHPKVFSDLYVNMVRAGESGGVLGLVLERLAEFAERQRLLKNDVVSALFYPVILLTLSVTAVAVLMILVIPKFTAMFNDLGVALPLPTRILIGATGAFQTYWWVLLVVVVLGIAGLKQYLRRETGQVWFDRLKLKLPLIGPIFSTFAIVRFTRTMATLLENGVRMLPALQVVKDTIGNKVYSNVVAAAETEVEQGSTLSRELGKSGDFPEFVTHMVAVGEESGEPVHMLSKLSEYYDLEIKKSLERLTSSIGPLVILLMGIVIGFIAVAMILPIFEANQLLSN